In one window of Episyrphus balteatus chromosome 3, idEpiBalt1.1, whole genome shotgun sequence DNA:
- the LOC129914315 gene encoding uncharacterized protein LOC129914315 isoform X1, which translates to MVEKKIPKVNNRLGYRHYHLADYYVSMPDIHQIETQKMHGVKRVIVFCILIVILPTILIIIPLYLRKSVFADVTYPVAESDIIEIRDGISSIFCQQHTLRMSTHFNAFQLHSKPEISTNRKHIRLKKSMTLPDDTLEYWGFYLLKGAKVYLRFCSRYDGSRILVVRGEKTLKTCGVLEHNKNKVGTNLAHGHEQVRVFFEDTLEIKNASSVNLDELENHGGEISDDDTTTTTTRNPITTSRSRSRKLRKPTRNKTDEIPDTESEEQITRSPRARRHHEEEFQKRHATEYERKKQQVYDQLYKHREKRDHVYDRKYVHGGNALNYTENESNSISSFENSLFDCYNGNILLAEGFPPSNLCTSVHFLETGSHRMMSKHEITEDGYYYYIFYSDNDLVRNDIHAIFDIYKPTFQYSNSTDNSSGCVNSTNCTFPITFLSNEIVVVEVPTRDGIEHEEDDITYLVSTCHPRMEIYAIFPIAVLVLILSCSFL; encoded by the exons ATGGTGGAGAAAAAGATACCAAAGGTTAATAACCGTTTAGGATACAGGCATTATCATTTAGCGGATTACTATGTATCGATGCCTGATATTCATCAAATTG AAACGCAAAAAATGCATGGCGTCAAACGGGTCATAGTTTTCTGCATTCTCATCGTCATCCTTCCTACAATTCTCATCATAATTCCACTCTATCTAAGAAAATCAGTCTTTGCTGATGTCACTTATCCCGTTGCTGAGTCGGATATCATTGAAATTCGTGATGGTATTTCATCGATCTTCTGTCAGCAGCATACACTTCGTATGAGCACGCATTTCAATGCTTTCCAATTGCACAGTAAACCGGAGATTTCGACAAATCGTAAACATATTCGATTGAAAAAGTCCATGACCCTGCCAGATGATACACTCGAATATTGGGGCTTCTATCTTTTGAAAGGAGCTAAGGTCTATCTAAGATTCTGTTCACGTTATGATGGATCTCGAATTTTAGTGGTGCGAGGTGAGAAAACTTTGAAAACCTGCGGAGTATTAGAACACAATAAGAACAAAGTTGGTACCAATTTGGCCCATGGACATGAACAAGTTCGAGTATTTTTCGAAGAtactttggaaataaaaaacgCCTCAAGTGTGAATTTAGATGAATTGGAAAATCATGGAGGTGAAATTAGTGATGATGATACTACCACTACCACAACACGAAATCCCATCACAACTTCTCGATCGAGGAGTAGAAAGTTAAGAAAACCAACTAGAAATAAGACTGACGAAATTCCTGACACAGAATCTGAAGAACAAATCACTAGATCTCCACGTGCAAGGCGTCATCATGAAGAAGAATTCCAAAAACGTCATGCTACCGAATATGAACGAAAGAAACAACAAGTCTACGATCAGTTGTACAAACATCGTGAGAAACGTGATCATGTTTATGATCGAAAATACGTCCATGGAGGAAATGCCCTCAACTATACCGAAAATGAATCAAATTCGATATCGAGTTTCGAAAATAGTTTATTCGACTGTTATAATGGAAATATTCTACTTGCCGAAGGATTTCCTCCATCAAATCTATGTACGAGTGTTCATTTTCTTGAAACTGGATCACATCGAATGATGTCAAAACATGAAATTACCGAAGATGGCTactattattatatattttatagtgACAATGATTTAGTTCGAAATGATATTCATGCAATTTTCGACATTTACAAACCAACTTTCCAATATtcgaattcaactgataattcCAGTGGATGTGTGAATAGTACGAATTGTACTTTTCCAATaacatttttgtcaaatgaAATTGTTGTGGTGGAAGTACCAACAAGAGATGGTATTGAACATGAAGAAGATGATATAACTTATTTGGTATCAACATGTCATCCGAGAATGGAGATTTATGCTATATTTCCTATTGCTGTATTGGTACTAATATTGAGTTGTTCATTTTTATAG
- the LOC129914315 gene encoding uncharacterized protein LOC129914315 isoform X3 — translation MHGVKRVIVFCILIVILPTILIIIPLYLRKSVFADVTYPVAESDIIEIRDGISSIFCQQHTLRMSTHFNAFQLHSKPEISTNRKHIRLKKSMTLPDDTLEYWGFYLLKGAKVYLRFCSRYDGSRILVVRGEKTLKTCGVLEHNKNKVGTNLAHGHEQVRVFFEDTLEIKNASSVNLDELENHGGEISDDDTTTTTTRNPITTSRSRSRKLRKPTRNKTDEIPDTESEEQITRSPRARRHHEEEFQKRHATEYERKKQQVYDQLYKHREKRDHVYDRKYVHGGNALNYTENESNSISSFENSLFDCYNGNILLAEGFPPSNLCTSVHFLETGSHRMMSKHEITEDGYYYYIFYSDNDLVRNDIHAIFDIYKPTFQYSNSTDNSSGCVNSTNCTFPITFLSNEIVVVEVPTRDGIEHEEDDITYLVSTCHPRMEIYAIFPIAVLVLILSCSFL, via the coding sequence ATGCATGGCGTCAAACGGGTCATAGTTTTCTGCATTCTCATCGTCATCCTTCCTACAATTCTCATCATAATTCCACTCTATCTAAGAAAATCAGTCTTTGCTGATGTCACTTATCCCGTTGCTGAGTCGGATATCATTGAAATTCGTGATGGTATTTCATCGATCTTCTGTCAGCAGCATACACTTCGTATGAGCACGCATTTCAATGCTTTCCAATTGCACAGTAAACCGGAGATTTCGACAAATCGTAAACATATTCGATTGAAAAAGTCCATGACCCTGCCAGATGATACACTCGAATATTGGGGCTTCTATCTTTTGAAAGGAGCTAAGGTCTATCTAAGATTCTGTTCACGTTATGATGGATCTCGAATTTTAGTGGTGCGAGGTGAGAAAACTTTGAAAACCTGCGGAGTATTAGAACACAATAAGAACAAAGTTGGTACCAATTTGGCCCATGGACATGAACAAGTTCGAGTATTTTTCGAAGAtactttggaaataaaaaacgCCTCAAGTGTGAATTTAGATGAATTGGAAAATCATGGAGGTGAAATTAGTGATGATGATACTACCACTACCACAACACGAAATCCCATCACAACTTCTCGATCGAGGAGTAGAAAGTTAAGAAAACCAACTAGAAATAAGACTGACGAAATTCCTGACACAGAATCTGAAGAACAAATCACTAGATCTCCACGTGCAAGGCGTCATCATGAAGAAGAATTCCAAAAACGTCATGCTACCGAATATGAACGAAAGAAACAACAAGTCTACGATCAGTTGTACAAACATCGTGAGAAACGTGATCATGTTTATGATCGAAAATACGTCCATGGAGGAAATGCCCTCAACTATACCGAAAATGAATCAAATTCGATATCGAGTTTCGAAAATAGTTTATTCGACTGTTATAATGGAAATATTCTACTTGCCGAAGGATTTCCTCCATCAAATCTATGTACGAGTGTTCATTTTCTTGAAACTGGATCACATCGAATGATGTCAAAACATGAAATTACCGAAGATGGCTactattattatatattttatagtgACAATGATTTAGTTCGAAATGATATTCATGCAATTTTCGACATTTACAAACCAACTTTCCAATATtcgaattcaactgataattcCAGTGGATGTGTGAATAGTACGAATTGTACTTTTCCAATaacatttttgtcaaatgaAATTGTTGTGGTGGAAGTACCAACAAGAGATGGTATTGAACATGAAGAAGATGATATAACTTATTTGGTATCAACATGTCATCCGAGAATGGAGATTTATGCTATATTTCCTATTGCTGTATTGGTACTAATATTGAGTTGTTCATTTTTATAG
- the LOC129914315 gene encoding uncharacterized protein LOC129914315 isoform X2 — protein sequence MQSVDYYFEETQKMHGVKRVIVFCILIVILPTILIIIPLYLRKSVFADVTYPVAESDIIEIRDGISSIFCQQHTLRMSTHFNAFQLHSKPEISTNRKHIRLKKSMTLPDDTLEYWGFYLLKGAKVYLRFCSRYDGSRILVVRGEKTLKTCGVLEHNKNKVGTNLAHGHEQVRVFFEDTLEIKNASSVNLDELENHGGEISDDDTTTTTTRNPITTSRSRSRKLRKPTRNKTDEIPDTESEEQITRSPRARRHHEEEFQKRHATEYERKKQQVYDQLYKHREKRDHVYDRKYVHGGNALNYTENESNSISSFENSLFDCYNGNILLAEGFPPSNLCTSVHFLETGSHRMMSKHEITEDGYYYYIFYSDNDLVRNDIHAIFDIYKPTFQYSNSTDNSSGCVNSTNCTFPITFLSNEIVVVEVPTRDGIEHEEDDITYLVSTCHPRMEIYAIFPIAVLVLILSCSFL from the exons ATGCAGTCTGTCGATTATTATTTTGAAG AAACGCAAAAAATGCATGGCGTCAAACGGGTCATAGTTTTCTGCATTCTCATCGTCATCCTTCCTACAATTCTCATCATAATTCCACTCTATCTAAGAAAATCAGTCTTTGCTGATGTCACTTATCCCGTTGCTGAGTCGGATATCATTGAAATTCGTGATGGTATTTCATCGATCTTCTGTCAGCAGCATACACTTCGTATGAGCACGCATTTCAATGCTTTCCAATTGCACAGTAAACCGGAGATTTCGACAAATCGTAAACATATTCGATTGAAAAAGTCCATGACCCTGCCAGATGATACACTCGAATATTGGGGCTTCTATCTTTTGAAAGGAGCTAAGGTCTATCTAAGATTCTGTTCACGTTATGATGGATCTCGAATTTTAGTGGTGCGAGGTGAGAAAACTTTGAAAACCTGCGGAGTATTAGAACACAATAAGAACAAAGTTGGTACCAATTTGGCCCATGGACATGAACAAGTTCGAGTATTTTTCGAAGAtactttggaaataaaaaacgCCTCAAGTGTGAATTTAGATGAATTGGAAAATCATGGAGGTGAAATTAGTGATGATGATACTACCACTACCACAACACGAAATCCCATCACAACTTCTCGATCGAGGAGTAGAAAGTTAAGAAAACCAACTAGAAATAAGACTGACGAAATTCCTGACACAGAATCTGAAGAACAAATCACTAGATCTCCACGTGCAAGGCGTCATCATGAAGAAGAATTCCAAAAACGTCATGCTACCGAATATGAACGAAAGAAACAACAAGTCTACGATCAGTTGTACAAACATCGTGAGAAACGTGATCATGTTTATGATCGAAAATACGTCCATGGAGGAAATGCCCTCAACTATACCGAAAATGAATCAAATTCGATATCGAGTTTCGAAAATAGTTTATTCGACTGTTATAATGGAAATATTCTACTTGCCGAAGGATTTCCTCCATCAAATCTATGTACGAGTGTTCATTTTCTTGAAACTGGATCACATCGAATGATGTCAAAACATGAAATTACCGAAGATGGCTactattattatatattttatagtgACAATGATTTAGTTCGAAATGATATTCATGCAATTTTCGACATTTACAAACCAACTTTCCAATATtcgaattcaactgataattcCAGTGGATGTGTGAATAGTACGAATTGTACTTTTCCAATaacatttttgtcaaatgaAATTGTTGTGGTGGAAGTACCAACAAGAGATGGTATTGAACATGAAGAAGATGATATAACTTATTTGGTATCAACATGTCATCCGAGAATGGAGATTTATGCTATATTTCCTATTGCTGTATTGGTACTAATATTGAGTTGTTCATTTTTATAG